One segment of Castanea sativa cultivar Marrone di Chiusa Pesio chromosome 3, ASM4071231v1 DNA contains the following:
- the LOC142626878 gene encoding uncharacterized protein LOC142626878, whose product MGVIPTSLGNLSNLTTLYLYMNQLSGSIPRELGMLSSLTNLELQSNNLVGVIPASLGNLSKLTNLYLFENQLSGSIPQELGMLSSLTNLELATNNLTGVIPASLGNLSNLTTLYLHMNQFSGSIPQELGMLSSLTNLKLSKNNLTGVIPASLGNLSNLTTLYLHTNQLSSSIPQELGMLSSLTDLALSTNNLTGVIPASLGNLSNLTTLYLHRNQLSGSIPQKLGMLSSLTDLELSTNKLTGVIPASLGNLSNLTTLYLHRNQLSGSIPQELGMLSSLTDLELSTNNLTGVIPASLGNLSNLTTLYLHRNQLSGSIPFEQNNFTELKELQIFGNQFIGHLLENVCSGGLLEKFIAYDNHFIGPIPKSLRNCTSLIRVRLNGNQLIGNIGESFGIYPHLKYMELSYNKLYGELSANWGQCQNLTCLKISNNEISGRLPPELGEASQLQVLILSSNKIHGKIPKELGKLKFLLNLYLDSNKFSGQVPYNLEMLSNLEQLNLANNSLSGHIPDLGKCKKLFLLNLSNNYLRKYIPIQIGNLQYLQNLDLSKNFLTGEIPQQLGDLKMLEILNLSHNALFGNIPSSFNQLLGLTSIDLSYNQLRGPIPNTKAFCEASIEAFRNNNGLCGNATGLKACPFAIGHNLHVKKGKKIMTLIFILLGIVFLIFIIVGITLYICSRKVKTEIKPKEEEHQNMFAVWSYDGKMVYEKIIEAIEDFDDKHIIGVGGQGIVYKAELSTGQVVAVKKLHPLSEDSVVNLKAFTSEIRSLTEIRHRNIVKLHGFCSHPRHLLLVYQFLEGGSLEKILKNDELALEFDWVKRVNVVKGVASALSYMHHDCSSPIIHRDISSKNVLLDSEYESHVSDFGTARIMSSDASYWTSFAGTIGYTAPEHAYTMEVSEKCDVYSFGVVAMEVIIGRHPGDLISSFLSSSFSLSSHDVLLEDILDQRLAHPTNRVADKVVLVAKIALACLHTSPQSRPTMQQVYQKLLNWKSPFTKPLRMITLRELIDLGNLNEAS is encoded by the exons ATGGGTGTCATCCCAACTTCTCTTGGAAACCTAAGCAACCTAACTACTTTATATCTTTATATGAATCAACTTTCTGGTTCTATCCCGCGAGAATTAGGAATGCTAAGTTCTCTGACTAACCTTGAGTTACAATCAAATAACCTCGTAGGTGTCATCCCTGCCTCTCTTGGAAACTTGAGCAAACTGACAAATTTATATCTTTTTGAAAACCAACTTTCTGGTTCCATCCCTCAAGAATTAGGAATGCTAAGTTCTTTGACTAACCTTGAGTTAGCAACAAACAATCTTACAGGTGTCATCCCTGCCTCTCTTGGAAACTTAAGCAACCTAACCACTTTATATCTTCATATGAATCAATTTTCTGGTTCCATCCCTCAAGAATTAGGAATGCTAAGTTCTCTGACTAACCTTAAGTTATCAAAAAACAATCTCACGGGTGTCATCCCTGCCTCTCTTGGAAACTTAAGCAACCTAACCACTTTATATCTTCATACGAATCAACTTTCTAGTTCCATCCCTCAAGAATTAGGAATGCTAAGTTCTCTGACTGACCTTGCCTTATCAACAAACAATCTCACGGGTGTCATCCCTGCCTCTCTTGGAAACTTAAGCAACCTAACCACTTTATATCTTCATAGGAATCAACTTTCTGGTTCCATCCCTCAAAAATTAGGAATGTTAAGTTCTCTGACTGACCTTGAGTTATCAACAAACAAGCTCACAGGTGTCATCCCTGCCTCTCTTGGAAACTTAAGCAACCTAACCACTTTATATCTTCATAGGAATCAACTTTCTGGTTCCATCCCTCAAGAATTAGGAATGCTAAGTTCTCTAACTGACCTTGAGTTATCAACAAACAATCTCACGGGTGTCATCCCTGCTTCTCTTGGAAACTTAAGCAACCTAACCACTTTATATCTTCATAGGAATCAACTTTCTGGTTCCATCC CATTTGAACAGAACAATTTTACTGAATTGAAGGAGCTCCAAATATTTGGAAACCAATTTATTGGTCACTTGCTCGAAAATGTGTGCAGTGGTGGATTGCTTGAGAAATTTATCGCATATGATAATCATTTTATTGGTCCAATACCAAAATCCTTGAGAAACTGCACAAGCCTCATTAGAGTCCGACTTAATGGAAATCAACTTATTGGAAATATAGGAGAAAGTTTTGGTATATACCCACACTTAAAATACATGGAGTTGAGTTATAATAAGCTTTATGGTGAGCTTTCAGCTAATTGGGGGCAATGTCAAAACTTGACATGCTTGAAAATCTCTAACAATGAAATTTCAGGTAGATTACCTCCTGAGCTTGGAGAAGCAAGTCAATTACAAGTGCTCATCCTCTCCTCAAATAAGATACATGGGAAAATTCCCAAGGAATTAGgtaagttgaaatttttgttaaaccTTTATCTAGATAGTAACAAATTTTCTGGACAAGTTCCTTACAATTTAGAGATGCTATCAAATTTGGAGCAACTTAATCTCGCCAATAATAGTCTAAGTGGCCATATTCCTGACCTAGGGAAATGTAAGAAACTTTTTCTCTTGAATTTGAGCAACAATTACTTAAGGAAATATATCCCAATTCAAATTGGCAATTTGCAGTATCTCCAAAATCTTGATCTTAGCAAAAATTTTCTAACAGGAGAGATTCCACAACAACTTGGAGATTTGAAAATGTTAGAAATCTTGAATCTTTCCCACAATGCACTCTTTGGCAATATTCCATCTAGTTTTAATCAATTGTTAGGTTTGACATCCATTGACTTGTCCTACAATCAATTGCGGGGTCCTATTCCGAATACTAAAGCATTTTGTGAGGCATCAATAGAAGCATTTAGAAACAACAATGGCTTGTGTGGCAATGCTACTGGTTTGAAGGCTTGCCCTTTTGCAATTGGCCACAATCTTCATgtcaaaaaggggaaaaaaattatgacactaattttcatccttttgggCATTGTCTTTCTTATATTTATCATTGTTGGAATCACATTATATATTTGCTCAAGAAAGGTGAAGACAGAAATTaagccaaaagaagaagaacatcaAAATATGTTTGCAGTATGGAGCTATGATGGGAAAATGGTTTACGAAAAAATTATTGAAGCAATAGAGGATTTTGATGACAAACATATTATTGGTGTAGGTGGCCAGGGAATTGTTTATAAAGCAGAATTGTCTACAGGTCAAGTTGTCGCTGTAAAGAAACTTCACCCACTCTCAGAAGATAGTGTGGTCAATCTAAAAGCTTTCACCAGTGAGATACGTAGTCTAACTGAAATACGACACCGCAACATTGTAAAGCTTCATGGTTTTTGCTCACATCCACGACACTTGCTTTTAGTTTATCAATTCTTGGAAGGTGGGAGCTTGGAAAAGATACTAAAGAATGATGAATTAGCACTGGAGTTTGATTGGGTAAAGAGGGTAAACGTTGTTAAAGGTGTGGCAAGTGCACTATCTTATATGCATCATGACTGCTCCAGTCCAATAATTCATCGTGATATATCAAGCAAGAATGTTCTACTAGATTCAGAATATGAATCTCATGTCTCTGACTTTGGCACAGCTAGGATTATGAGTTCTGACGCATCTTATTGGACTTCGTTTGCAGGAACCATTGGATACACTGCTCCAG AGCATGCATATACAATGGAAGTAAGTGAAAAGTGTGACGTTTACAGCTTTGGAGTAGTCGCTATGGAAGTAATTATTGGAAGGCATCCAGGTGATTTGATCTCATCATTTCTATCATCATCATTTTCATTATCGTCCCATGATGTGCTACTAGAAGATATATTGGATCAACGTCTTGCACATCCTACAAATAGAGTTGCAGATAAGGTGGTTTTAGTGGCAAAGATAGCATTAGCATGCTTACACACCAGTCCACAATCTCGTCCCACCATGCAACAAGTTTATCAGAAGCTATTAAATTGGAAATCTCCTTTCACAAAGCCTTTGCGCATGATCACATTAAGAGAGCTCATTGATCTCGGGAATTTGAATGAAGCTTCATAA